Proteins encoded by one window of Cloeon dipterum chromosome 4, ieCloDipt1.1, whole genome shotgun sequence:
- the LOC135944165 gene encoding serpin B4-like, producing the protein MSSAADLDTTVFAASKNFYQAVGKIKGNVVSSPVSCIYALGMLYAGSNNQTRKIMAKALQLPEDLTETAAKFEAVSLALTQGFNGVEFSIANKAFAAEDINIPLDYITLISKSFLASAENADFKRPEVATAKINDWVNAETKGMIEKLLDEPLEITTRLVLLNAMYFKGQWKSQFKPENTKMTQYYWGNFDIYMEVPMMNKVGKYRHALLPDLDAQAIAIPYEGDDVNLLVILPNKPHGLYSLTDKIDQVDDLKSIMSKMTTSVLDVFLPKFKIESTIELEPHLREMGLADIFEKPDLSGISASENLFVSKVIQKAVIEVNEEGTVASSSTVVDVNLKSMNEFRCDHPFFFFLTYRDNFSLFGGKFEKP; encoded by the exons ATGTCGTCCGCGGCCGATCTCGACACGACTGTCTTCGCTGCTAGCAAAAACTTTTACCAG GCtgtgggaaaaattaaagggaATGTTGTTTCATCGCCCGTCAGCTGCATTTACGCATTGGGAATGCTGTATGCTGGTTCTAATAATCAAACCCGGAAGATCATGGCCAAAGCACTGCAGCTTCCCGAGGATTTGACCGAAACCGCAGCCAAGTTTGAAGCTGTTTCACTTGCCCTAACACAG GGATTTAATGGGGTCGAATTTTCGATTGCCAACAAGGCATTTGCGGCAGAGGACATCAATATTCCACTTGATTACATTACGCTCATTTCAAAGTCATTTTTGGCTTCCGCGGAAAACGCGGATTTCAAACGTCCAGAGGTGGCCACGGCGAAAATTAACGATTGGGTCAATGCCGAGACCAAAGGAATGATCGAGAAGTTGCTTGATG AGCCTCTGGAAATTACCACCCGGTTGGTTCTGCTGAACGCCATGTATTTCAAAGGCCAGTGGAAATCGCAATTCAAGCCAGAGAATACGAAAATGACTCAATATTATTGGGGAAACTTCGATATCTATATGGAAGTGCCCATGATGAACAAAGTGGGCAAATATCGGCACGCTCTTCTTCCTGATCTCGACGCCCAGGCCATCGCCATACCTTACgag GGAGACGATGTGAATTTGCTTGTGATTTTGCCCAACAAACCACATGGTTTGTATAGCCTAACCGATAAAATCGACCAGGTGGATGATCTGAAGTCGATAATGTCGAAAATGACCACTAGTGTGCTAGATGTGTTTTTACCAAAGTTCAAAATCGAATCAACCATCGAGCTTGAACCCCACCTTCGTGAG ATGGGTCTTGCcgatatttttgaaaagccAGATTTGTCAGGCATTTCTGCATCTGAAAACTTGTTTGTTAGCAAAGTGATTCAAAAGGCAGTGATCGAGGTGAATGAGGAAGGAACAGTTGCTTCTTCTTCGACTG TTGTTGACGTCAACttaaaatcaatgaatgaGTTCCGCTGCGACCATCCGTTCTTTTTTTTCCTGACCTACCGAGACAATTTCAGCTTGTTTGGAGGGAAATTCGAAAAACCCTGA